TGACACTACTGCAATaccaacaatatttttttttaaatgtacagaatTCAACTGATCTAGGACAATTATTTTACTTCCAGTCTTCCATTctgattaaggctatgatttaatcatgggtgtttttagtaaaagtcatggacaggtcatgggtaagaaacaaaaaatcaggacctgtgacctgtccatgacttataccataaatacCTATTGAATCTTGCGGGTGAGGGATGccgcagaggggagggggagcctgcggCACCAGTGGCCGGGGCAGGGAAGCCCTGGGGGGCCACCAAGCTGTGGTTGCTCTGGTTGCCGCCGGGGACCACAGCTCAGGCAGTCCCCAGGGCCAGTTGCATTGGCCACCACTCGGGTGTTCCTGAGGCCAACTGCCTGGGGCCTCCAGAGcagcggctggctctggggtcgGGACCACTCCAGTTGCAGCTGGCTGCGGGGCCACTCCCGCAGCAGCCtgtgtggctgtccccagggccgcctgagcagctggccctggggtcagccatactggccgctgcagaagtcacagaggtctcaggaagtcacggaatccgtgacttctgccCCCTCCATGACAAACACAGAGCTCTAATTATGATGCAACTGCATGATACAACATACTCTGCAAACAAGATTTGGGGTAGAAATCTTGATCTTTGCTTTTAAATGCTAGAAGAGAAAAAATTCTGTTATTCTATCAGCCACGTTTCTGACGCTTCTTTGTGTTTGGGATGAATCGTGTTAGTTAAGTAATAGGTTCCATAGCTGTTtctgaatttttctggtttttttgtGTGGGTCTAGTTCTCTAATTAAATCACATCAGATTTCCACTGAAGGAATGGTCAGCTTGTAGTGACGGGTCCCTCCAAACACACCTtcagtagctttttaaaaaaaaaatgtttagtgcCTTTCGCTGTGGTCCTCtgatcagggtggatttgatttaaatcatgatttaaatcactagccaggaagactctatttaatcatggttttctacataaaagtgcattcttgttggttgttattaccttaatacatattcttcacaactcagagatagatggaggttttatttttagaaggtacacaacTATacgtttttaaagtgatttattttgaaaacttttcagattagttttacagctatatcaaaaattaatgattggttatttcatttaccaaaagtaactgaagcagatagttcacctcccaatgacttcataaatatctccagttCAAagggttaatcattaatatttggaggattttcttgccatgctgtattaggaggagaacatcaccagacagacatttaaatagttttatttaactaaaacagcaaCATTaagtattttggttttttttgttctacagcaaatatataatattttaacaaaacaagcatctgtccctcacttctcacgtttatctccagacttcttctccttgtccagatttATTCCGCCcccaatcttctattcattgaactttttgaaactttgcacttttagagagaagtATTGACTCTGTGGTCagaaatttgcagagggacaacagagttgagatctgttatttctcacctctatatgttgtttctttatttacaaacatttttgctgttaacaagaaTTTTacttctggagacacaaatccacagtttgagaactgcaaaactaagcatctctgatggtatcttctagactgagcactgagtcccattgagtAGATAGAaggattaacctaaataatctatacagacgCCTGTGGAACCCCCTAAAAttggtccctaatccatgaactattggaactcatttacaaaacttttcttaaacattacatgaatatattatctcatactatagaattagaatttataatctctattccatgatgagatatctttgagccctaatgtatcttaattaaaactcttttttatcaaaaaaaaaaattctgatttaaataaaaaaatccaatttttaaaaatttcttttaaaaatcatagaTTTTTATCTATCCCGCCTCTGATTAAAAgtcatgctttttaaaaagtttgtgctcattatacattttaacatttatgGTAGTTGGGTGCAAATATAGAGACTGTTCCTGAATTCCACAGAGTCTTTGGGAAGTTTGGGCATCCTTATCTTTCGGTCAACCAACCATGGTGTTGATGGTGATAGTAAAAGAACTTTTGAGCTTCCACAATGCGTTCTAGGACTGGTAGGTATTAATACTTCAGGATTTATATCATTTGACCCATGCATCAGAAGTTTAGTATTAATTCGGACAGTATTCTTTGATTTTCTGTTCAGATATGGGATCGGTATTAAATGGGAACATACTTTTCCTGAATGGATGTTTGTACCCATTCCTGGGTCATATTAAACCATTAATGTCAAAGTAACTAAAATATAGGGATTGCCACCAGCTCACTCTGTAatattgtttctttaaatttttcccctttcttcacTTGTAAGACCTGCAAATTTAAATATGTCTGGATGGGTATACTAAGGTTGAAGGGCTTCAGACACTTCTCCTAATTGCTCATTTCGTGCTACATTGAAGGTAATGTTCAACATAAAAAGGAGGTTGCAAATTGATAAAATTAATTGTTTTGCTTTTCAGCGTTTCCtgttggaaaagatggggatcaatatgaaaattgaaaggtggataaggaactggttaaagaggagactacagtgggtaatactgaaaggtgaactgtcaggctggagggaggttaccagtggagttcctcagggattggttttgggaccaatcttatttaatctttttattattgacctcAGCACGAAAAGTGGGAGGGtgttaataaagtttgcggatgacacaaagctaggaggtattgccaattcagagaaggaccaggatatcatacaggaagatctggatgaccttgtaaactggagtaatagtaataggatgaaatttaatagtgagaagtgtaaggtcgtgcatttagggattaacaacaagaattttagttataagatggggacgcatcaattggaagtaacagaggagaagaaggaccttggagtattggttgaccacacgATGagtatgagccgccaatgtgatatggccgtgaaaaaagctaattcagtcttgggatgcatcaggcgaggtacttccagtaaagataaggagATGCTAGTACTATTATACAAGGCACctgtgagacctcagctggaatactgtgtgcagttctggtctcccaagtttaagaaggatgaattcaaacgggtacagagaagggctactaggatgatctgaggaatggaaaacctgtcttatgaaaggagacttaaggagcttggcttgtttagcttaagctaaagaaggctgaggggagatatgattgctctctataaatatatcaaagggataaatactggagagggagaggaattatttaagctcagcaccaatgtggacacaagatcaaatggatataaactggccatcaggaagtttagatttgaaattagacaaaggtttctaaccatcagtgaagttctggaacagccttccaagggaagcagtgggggcaaaagacctatatggcttcaagattaagctcaatacgtttatggaggagatggtatgatgggataacatgattttggcaattaattgatttttGGCTTTTCgtagtaaataggcccaatggcctgtgatgggatgttagatggggtgggatctgagttactacagagaattctttcctgggtatctggttggtgagtcttgcccacatactcagagttcagctgattgccatatttggggtcggaaaggaattttcctccagggcagattggcagaggccctgggagtTTTTCGCCGTCCCCTCCAGCGTGGGGCACTAACAGACTGTTCCTGAATGAAACTAATGTTGAAAAGCTATTAGAAGGCCAGAGTGACTTAAATTTATCGTGTGGCTACGTTGCTATTATGAGGACATTAAAAAATGTCCTGCTTGCTTACAGGTTCATTAAACTTTGTGCTCTGTCATTTCAGTAGATGGTTCCAGTTAGCAGAATATTTGATCTTAAAGAATCCAAAGAAACAATTTTTTGTGCACTTTTAAGATGAGCGTGAATCCTGTATCTTCCTATTTCACAACTCTTGACAGactcttacattttattttaggagaaatctgttttatttaatcTATTCAGTTTCTACTTTCCTACCCAGTCCCGCTCAGATTGGGGCACATTGAGAGAGGTTGTCTACGTAAATTCTTCTATTCTTATGAATACTTATAATTTCTAGAATTTCTGCCATTGCTGCCAGCCACCTGTGCCTTCTTTGGCTGCCTATTACACAGTTGTGCTTACTGCATACTGCTTATTCCCACAATGATAGCACACAATGTTGTGGGACAGTACACACACGGCACTGATTTCTCTCAAAAGTCTGCCCTTTGTACTTCTTCCATACCTGTCTGGCAACCCCATTCCCACTTGAAGTTGTGGTTTATGTAAATATGGGGTTTGCTTATTAAAAAGACTTGGAATGCTTGTTCCATTTGTAAAAGACTGTCTCTTGCAATGATCTTTGATGTATAACTACCGGACTCTGGCTCCAAGCTACAGATTATCGAAGTCCATTGTAAACACGTACCTATTATGATATTCACTTAGTAATGAGTACTATAAGGTTACTTCAGTTATAACTTCATATTTGGCACATGCTTGTGACTCTGCGAAAAGATTCCCTTTGAGCCAACTTTGGTCTTAATCCAAATCTGattggaaaaaaatttaaaagaataaaagaaaaaagatccaTTTCCCCATTGTTGAGTAACATGATAGTAAAATGGAAGCTTTCCAGTTCATTCATCCTTACTGAAAACTTGTCATCAGGCcaactggtgaaaaaaatttgtttttaatctgcatctgtaaaaaaacaaccaccaaacaaaaaaccaccgtGGTATTACGGAATATCATAAATCCTTAATATCAGTTATCTAGTTATCCTGTTTTCCTGTGTATGCCTTTACTATGTACAGTACAGTGGGAAATCAGTCAAGAGATAATATCAATCCATTATTCTAGTTTTGATATGATTGCTCTGTCTCCTCTCTCTCAAAACCTTTTCAAAGATGAACTGAGAGAATTAATTTGTCGAGGGGATTCAAACAGTTTTAGTGTGATTTGAAATTTTTAGCTAGTCTTGATAAATGTTGATAGGAACTAGATTGCTCGCTGAAAGTAAATACAATCTCTACTCTAAAATTTAGCAGATAAAAACCCAGGCTTTTATCCAGCCACCTCCCTTGGTATGTCTTCTACTTGTGGCCTGCTTCACCCTGCTATTCCTCTTAGCCCTGCAAAGCTAGACTGTTTTTACTTTGAGTACTGGGTGGTgtgcgtgggtgggaggggggaatgcaGGGATCTTGGTGCATATCTCTCCCAGTATGCTGTTTAGCTGCTGGTTGGATGGTCTCTTTATTAGAGATTGGAGGGGGTGAGCATACTAGGCTGATGATTTTGGCACTGACTCTCCTCTACTGGTCAGTCATCTGCCAGTTGACAGTCTGGGTAGCAACTGTGAAGCTCCTTCATCCACCTAGCAGAAGACTTGCCAAGTGCAGCATTCCACCGCAAGGCAGAGGTCTCTTGCTGGTAGAAACATAAGGAAACCTCTGATTACGCAGCCTGTATGTTAAtccttttccctttttataaacTAAAGGAACATTAAAACCTATATTTCATATAACAGGTTACAAATGTAAACATTTCAAAGTCAAAAATATGAAGACTTACTGAGTAACCTTAACTCCTGAATGCCACATACAGCATAGTTGGAAATGTATACCTTAATATACAATGGACTCAGTTCTACTTTCAGGTATGCTTTTAACATTCAAGCTGTCTTCCTTGGAGAATACACAAATGTACTGTATCTGAGGGCAAAATTGGGTTGTGATATATGAATTAGTTAAATCAAGGTTACCAAAGAACCTTTTAATTTTCCCGATTTCTGAACTGAAAGCTAAACTCAATGTTCTAATTGGCTGAGAGAATATGTATATGTTAACAATGTCTCTTGCTCACTCTTGAGGATGCTGCAGGGATGCACAAGGAAATGCATTTGTAACCATAGATGGACTGGGATCCCCATGATACTGTATTTTGCTTGGATGATATTTCCTGTCTGTAGACCTGATTTACTGGTTTTTTTGTGTTTAGGTGAAGGAGCACCTACTAGTAACTATGGCTATACCAACAGTGGGTATAGTGTACACGAAGAGGAAAATGAAAGGTTAACTGAAAGTCTGCGTACAAAAGTCTCTGCCATAAAATCAGTAAGTATATAATTATAGTGGCATCATCACTTTGATTGAATTAAGTGCACAATAGTGAAGCAGCAATAGAGGAAAAGTTTAGAACATAAATTGAATACCGAAACAAAATATTGCCAGTCAAAAAGCACAGTGCATTCACTCGTGTAGCTGATTTCCTCTTTAATTAGACTTTAGCTCCTGCTGTCCTTTTTCGCTAATCATGAAGCTACTTGCCTGATGAGGACAGCAGAGTCTATACTTACTGCTTATTGTCAACTCCAGAAGTCAGCATTTCCTCGAGTATGACTCACACTGGCCAGGGAAACTAGAAGCCTGGGTTCAGCTCCGTAATTGGCCTGACAACtaggtttttgtttgttcctGTTAATTTAAGAAATTAGACTACTTGTACTTAGCAGAGACAGTAGTTGAAGAACAATCAAGTCCTTTAAGTTGAGGTTTGGACAACTTTTACTACATCTATTTATGAATGTATAATATGGAATAATTATTTTGGAAGTAACATCCTGATTTCCTCAAAAGAAGAAACTTCTTGACTAGGGAGACTCATTCTAGAGACcgagtactgtatttttaaaggtttcagaggaacagccgtgttagtctgtattcgcaaaaagaaaaggagtacttgtggcaccttagagactaaccaatttatttgagcatgagctttcgtgagctacagctcacttcatcagatgcataccgtggaaactgcagcagactttatatatacacagagaatatgaaacaatacctcctcccaccccactgtcctgctggtaagctattaccagcaggacagtggggtgggaggaggtattgtttcatattctctgtgtatatataaagtctgctgcagtttccacggtatgcatctgatgaagtgagctgtagctcacgaaagctcatgctcaaataaattggttagtctctaaggtgccacaagtactccttttctttttgtatttttaaaataaatccttttctAACTAGAACCCTGAGAGTCCACTCTACTCAACAAGAAACTCCATTTTTCCAATAGTTAATCCATTCCAAAACCTATTAAACATTTTGGAGCCCTCACTATAGGTGCTGTTTCTAGAGATGTGGTGCAAGGCAATGAATTTTACAGAATCAAAGCCCTTACAATCTTATTGCTCAGACTGTTGCTCATAATTAAGCAATTCAGTTCCAATTAGACAAGCATAGAGACATTAGCTTAAATAAATGCTGTCATCTTAAATCATACTTTGAACTAGGATTGTCAAATTGGGGGTTGCATCACAGGTGGTGGTTGGGATTTTGAAGTAAAATCACCAAAACACAGTGACTGCTAAGATCTAGTGGAGTGAACTAAAGGGAGGGAAGAAGAAGCTCTGATTTCTGCTCTCACAGCTTGTCTCTCCTAACCATCTTCCTTACTGCCCGCACTGTGCTATACTCCTGATAAGTGCCACTTAGAATCATCTGCACAGTACCCTCATACAAAAAGAGCAAAAGACCATGGGAGTGGGATCATGACACAAAAAAGTAGGTCATTTGGGTGGCCCCAGGTAGGAAAGTTTGAAATTCTGCTGTCAACATGTTAGTAATATAGCAATAACCTACTccagggttcagagtaacagccgtgttagtctgtattcgcaaaaagaaaaggagtacttgtggcaccttagagactaaccaatttatttgagcatgagctttcgtgagctacagctctcttcatcggatgcataccgtggaaactgcagcagactttatatacacacagagaatatgaaacaatacctcctcccaccccactgtcctgccagGGTGTGCATTAGTTAGGTGATTGCCATATACTTCAGGTGTACTGAGAACCAGGAACACAGACAGTACATTCAGCCATCCAAGCGGTGTGTCAATAACCTAATAACTGCACCCTTGAGTAGCGTATTGCTATGTAAATTTCACCCATATCTTTTAAATTTCTGGAAATTCATGCTATGTCTTCTTCCACTGTGAAGAGTGGTTCTTAGTAAAATGAGAAAAATAGGGAAAAGGCTATAAACACCTTCTCTCTATTCTGAATATTTGATTCCAGAATCAATCTTTATAGAGAACCTAAAAAAAATCCTGAGAAAAATGTATACCATAAAATAATGCCAGTCTTTAGGCTGTATATGTTCTTGTCGTAAACTGATACAACAGAAATGTAGATGCGGTGGTAGCACTACATCACCAGAAGATGCATCTGCATGTCGGGAGATGCATTCAGGTTAGAGCCACTTTGCCATAGGGGGATGGTGTTAAAGTAACAAGTGTCCCAGAGTTGAGGGCCTTATCTATTGCACTTGTGCACAATTTCATAGATGCTTTTCTTTAGCCTCTTTCAAAATATAGCATCCATGTTACTACATCTAGAAAAACACAGGAGATGACAGATATTTTCAGAATGACTTCTCCCAGTATATAATAGTCAAATCTGGTTTATATGGCTCAAATAATATAAGTAATGGTAATGCTCACTTCTTTTATAGCTTTCCATTGAAATTGGAACAGAAgttaaaaatcagaataaaatgtTATCAGACATGGTAAGTATGTAGCAATTAATCTTATTAATTTTTACAGTGATATATACATATGCTTGTTTATAGTTGGCATTTTTTATATTAAGAATCTTGTAGTGACGGGACTAAGAACTTATCCCTTATGTTATATAATAccacaaaaatgttaattattatagGGACAAAAAGGAGGAACAGTTCTGTCCTCCAAATTGACCGTTAGCTATTATTTCTATAGCAGCAGTGCTTCCTCATGTAAACACTTTGGCCATGTCTGCGCCactggggtaagttgacctaagttacactactacAGCTACATGAaaaatgtagctggagtcaacgtagcttatgttgacttactgcggtgtctgcATTGCGCTGCATCTCTTACTTTAATCTTCTTGTTCCGTGGAGTACCAAAGTTGACCGGAGAGTGCTCTGtgatcgatttagtgggtcttcactagacctgttaaatcaacccctgctgcatCGATCACAGCACCATTGATCCCCGATAagcatagacatggcctttgTATGAATATAACTTTTAAAGGAGCAGTAAAGATTGGTAGGTCCCAGATGAGTCTAACTATTTCTGCTCCATTAAAGCAAACATGCAATAGGATTTAAAATATAGCTTTGACAAACCTGTACAGGGGGCATGTCAGTGCtagaattgattttaaaaaatggaggagGGAAGCAAAAATCCAAGAAAATTGGTTACTTGTGTAAGATGGTCTTGTACCTGAAAATAGATAATCAGATGGAATGGACATGAAATGAGGACTTCCCTTTATTATAGGCTAGCAAGATGTAACTGCCTGTTCATATGCTGGTTTGAAATGGTTTTTTAATACTTTAAATATAAGAAGAAAAGACAAATGCAAGAAGTGATTGTGCCTAGAGCATTGTAGCGTGGTATTACTTGCTTAAAATGATTCTCTTTATGTTCTCCTTTTTTATAGGACTCTGACTTTGATTCTACGGGTGGATTTCTAGATGCAACTATAGGCAGACTGAAAACACTCTCCAGAGGGAGCCAGACAAAACTATTGTGCTACATGATGCTCTTTGCACTCtttgtcttttttgtaatttactgGATTATTAAACTGAGATGATGCAAATTATATCCAGCTTTTTTGTGCCACTTCAAGAGAATTACAAAATGGTGTTAATCTGTGAGGACAGACCTTAAATTTACATACTCTGTTGATAAATGTGGTTAAATGGTTATTGTAAATTATATTAGATATCAGTGCATTTGTTATGTATATTTTGTCTTAATGTTTACCATTCCAGAAGCTTTCTTATCATTTCCCCTATTTTCTGGGGTTAACAAATGTTATCATACTACCTTGTGCATATTTACATCTTGGCTCAAGTTACTTCTTGGGGAAGTATCTTTGGaaatgcacaaaaataaataaataaaaaatgcgcCCGCAAGGACAAAATGTGAAgctttaactttgaatttcctttaATGGGTTTCacgtttttaataaagtaaaaacaaatattaacaaaattagggcctgatcctgagcaaGGACCTCAGGATAAGGCTTGTAGCAATTTGCAGATTATAAAAGTATGAAAAAGGCTTATGCTTTTTCAAAACAGATTTATTGTAGCATAGATTAAACCACCTGAAACTACAAGTACAATATCTTCATTCTTGTAATGCTTTGGGTGTGGGTTGGCAAGTTTCTATAAGTATCATGGcttagaattttaaaatgaaattaaaaaaaaaaattcacctcgCAGGTTAAGGAGGAATTAACTGACCTAAACTGGAAGAATGTTGGTTAATTTTAATTTGAGACCAAGCATTgctaagggctggtctaccctGGGAATTTACAGTGAGATAGCTATGTTTCTCAAGGTgtggaaaaatccacatccctgagagacaTTAGCTATGCAAACCAAACCCCTGTTATAGACAACattaggtggatggaagaattcatctgttgacctagcttctgcctcttggggaggtggattacctatgcagATGGGAGAACCCCTCAGGTGTGCATTGGTAATGTCCACACTGAAGTGCTATCGTTGCACAGCTGCAGCAACATTgtgtatgtagacaagccctaagacgaATTCAATATAACCAAATGCCTTTTGATAGTTTGGGGAACCAGCATGgacaaatgcaaatatttgcatAGCATCTTTccattacattttatatttaagtaCTTAAAACTTACTGATTCTATTGAATCGCTGGGGTTTTTATCCTTCGTACATTTGTCAGTTAATGACCTCTTAAAGCTACTTAGCataatttttaaatgtgaagCCAGATTTATAAGCTCTTATACTGGAGAGTATTATGATGCAAGATAGCACTAATTACCTCTTTTGTTAGAggcacttttatttatttgttgattAAGCCTTAGTTTTGGTTATTCATAAAGGTAAATTGTTGACTAGCAACTATTACACTGTTAAATGCAGCATACAAAATAGAAACCATTTTCTGGAGATTGAAATGTTATCTAAAAGAAAACTGTGCCTTGCCTAAACTTTCTGGACTCACTATTAAATGCAATATGTTGCCATGACTTGTAGTACTACCCCATTACAAAGTGTAAAAAATAAAGCATGTCTGTGGTATATTTCTTAGCCATATGGATTTGTTCCTGAAAATAGATTGCAGGTTTTGTTCCATCTTATGTAGTCTTTCCTAGCATAAAATACTAAgaggtttttcaaaagtgctgattttaaaataatgttagaatcagtattcaatattttaaacAGCAGCATTTAATGATGCAAcaatcattttggaaaaaaaacaactggtAAACTGAGGTGCATTCTGAATATTTAAGTATCATACTAGTATTAGTCTGGTGGGTAGTTACTTTTATAATCCATATTCAGCAACTTGATTGTGTTTTTCTTATCTACCACGTTTGAAGAGACCTAATTCTAGATAGTCTGCAAAAGAATTAATCTACTGTAGTTTGAGTAGACTTGAAAATGTTTTTGTCAAACATCTAAAAAAATTTACACAAACAAAATGTGCTTGAAACACTGACTCTTACGTAACACATCCTCCGTCTTTAAAGGATGGCTGTTTGTATCACTGTAGGTATGTTGCAATGGCCCTCTGCCCAAGGAACCCTCCATTTTTAACATAAATCTGCCTTCAGGAATTAAAGTCCACTCACTATTCTATTTGTAGGTATTGTAGTCTTTGGGAGTGAGCGTTACCCCCCCAAGCTGAGATACTACAAGCATTATTCAGAATACAGTACATTGCCTCTGACCTCCAGAGCTTTTGCACCTCATCTGTCTTGCCAGGCTTAGCGCTTCCCCCTTTGCTAGTGGCAGGGCCTGGAGCAAATCAGCCCCACTCTGGACAgtgtttctttccctttttatttatcaATATTTTCAAGGAAGGCTTTGGGACAGGCCCAAAGAGTGctccaaacaaaagaaacaaattcaCAAACACAAAAGACAGGAAGACACTTCCTATCCCGTCTCTCAGGTGGGGAGTTATCCTGTTATTGGCCCCAGGGTACCCATCCTTCCGCTAAACAGGCATTCAGTTTAGTTGTTTCCCTTGtcaggagcagagcagcccctcaCCCTGGAGAAGCCTATCTTCCAGCTACCACTAGCCCTGCAACAACTTGTCTCTGCCCCTTCTCTCACCAGTTTTAGCCTTTTCTTGATATTACTACCTCATTAGTTTTCTAGGAAAAATAGATCTGATACTTTGGAGAAAAGTGAGGGTATCTTTAAGCATGAAGGAACAGTAAAATAGGAGGAGGGAGTGACACTGCACCCCTTATTCTTCATAGTGagatatgattatagcataatcatgatgtattttatgcaagatgggtcatgtaggATGccactggaaaagttatgatttgctgaatatgattatcccatttgtatgcatgtattatttttgtatctgaagttataaatactaTGTATGTGTACTTCAAACCTGGTGACACCTGAGTGAtacccactagacaagatgctttcagtctagatagctggctGGGAAGAGTCTATTCAGGGCAGTGAGCCATgagggaaaacaataggccttaggagaagcttatcttcTACCTGGTGACCCTTCCAGGGAACACTCCAGACAGCCCGTGagtgatggctgctatgactctacaaggacatgtgaccaggctatatgattctggactccatcttgggatgtcagtatgtTTCTACAAACCAGTCTGGGGActaagttttgaaacaaaggttCCCACCATAtgttaaagctatataaggcagggagtgacatctgTTGTTCTtgactccccacccaagaagactcctggaaacacctgagaagcaatgactgaactggggaaagtgctGGACCCCGGCTAAAGAAATTTCTAGCAGGTGTATGAA
Above is a window of Caretta caretta isolate rCarCar2 chromosome 2, rCarCar1.hap1, whole genome shotgun sequence DNA encoding:
- the BET1 gene encoding BET1 homolog; this translates as MRRAGLGEGAPTSNYGYTNSGYSVHEEENERLTESLRTKVSAIKSLSIEIGTEVKNQNKMLSDMDSDFDSTGGFLDATIGRLKTLSRGSQTKLLCYMMLFALFVFFVIYWIIKLR